The following nucleotide sequence is from Ferruginibacter lapsinanis.
TCATAGTCCCTACAAAACCACCTAAATATTTTGAATAGTAATTCTTCTTTTTTCCTTTAATGCTTTAAAATGTGTGGGGGTTAATCCTGTCGCTTTTTTAAATTGTGTAGACAGATGCCCAACACTACTATAATGCAGCATATCTGCAATTTCAGAAAAAGAGTGTTCTTTGAATATGATCAATTCCTTTATTCGTTCAATTTTTAAAGAAATAATATACTGCTCTATCGTAGTAGCTTCAACTTCTGAAAAGAAATTGGCTAAATAAGTATAACTATGCCCTAATTTTTCACTTAATAAAACAGAGAACTTGATATTGGGTTTCTCATCAGAATTGTAGACGTAGTCTATCATAACCTTTCTTACCTTCTCTATTAATACACCCTGTTTTTTTTCTAATAATTCTAGCCCAACTTTTTTGATCCTGTTGTTCAGTTTCCTTTTTTTGTCATCAGAAATAGGCTCTTTGGTTTCTATTTCCCCTAGTTCTACTTTTATTGGCGAAATATTAAGTTCTTCCAGAGCTTCTTTAACAACCATTTTGCAGCTTTCG
It contains:
- a CDS encoding helix-turn-helix domain-containing protein; this encodes MKIYVRNMACESCKMVVKEALEELNISPIKVELGEIETKEPISDDKKRKLNNRIKKVGLELLEKKQGVLIEKVRKVMIDYVYNSDEKPNIKFSVLLSEKLGHSYTYLANFFSEVEATTIEQYIISLKIERIKELIIFKEHSFSEIADMLHYSSVGHLSTQFKKATGLTPTHFKALKEKRRITIQNI